The DNA segment AAGGATTAATCGAGGGCAAGGCACAATTAGAAAGCCATCACAAGCAATGGCTCTTGCAATATTTAACGAATTAAATGAAAACCCTGATTTGTTGTCGAAAATCACAGAATCACAAAATAAAAGAAGGAATGCTGTACTTGAAGATTTAAAAATCCCTTTATCTGAAATTGGCTGGAAATTATTGGGAAATTTAGATGGCGCAATATATGCATGTTTTGAGACTGGAATAAATAATCCAGAATACGCTAAAACATTTTTACAAAAAACTGGAATTGCGCCAGTCCCATGGGGGAGTGGCTTAATTAGGCTTTGTTATGGGGCAGTAAGTTTAGAAGAGATTAAAGATATGTCCCAAATAATAAAACATAAAAAGGATGAACTCCAGAATATGTATAATGATTTCAGAAAAAATTAAACAAGAATTAAATAATCTTGCATGCAAAAAAAACGCAGAAATTTATTCTAATTTTTTTAAAAGCAGAAAAGGAGAATATGGGGAAGGTGACAAGTTTATCGGCGTAACTGTACCAGAACAAAGAAAGATTGCTAAAAAATACATGCATGCCCCATTAATGGATTTGGTTGAACTAGTTTCTAGCGGCATACATGAACACAGATTAACAGGATTTATTATTTTAACATATCAATTTGAAAAATATCCTGAACAGCGCAAAAATATATTTAATTTTTATGTCAAGTATCATAAATATGCAAATAACTGGGACATTATTGATGTTACTGCTCCGCGCATAATTGGACAATACCTGCTTGATAACAATAAAAGTTTATTGTACAAATACGCCAAATCTAAAAATATGTGGGAAAAAAGAATTTCAATTGTTTCCACAATGGCATTTATTTATAATAATAAATTTGATGATACGATTAAAATTTCTGAAATACTTTTACATGATAAACACGATTTAATACATAAAGCAGTTGGTTGGATGTTGAGGGAAACCGGTAAGCGAGATGTTAAAGTTCTTGAAACATTTTTAAAAAAATATTCACGGGTTATGCCCAGAACCATGCTGCGTTATTCTATTGAAAAATTTAGTAAAGAGATGAGAAAAGAGTATCTAATGAAATAGCTTATTCAACTCCGCGTTCAAAATGCCCTTTTGTAAAACCTTTGCTTATTTTCTTATCTTCAAAATCTATGCCTTTGATAATCTTTTGATAAACTTTAACAAAACGAGTAACATCTTTTGATAAATCCAGATAAAAATAATTAATATTTTCATTAATACAATCCTGCACTTTGCTGAATAGTCCCAATTGTTTAGAATTTAATATTTCAGTGCAACCATTATATTCCCTCACTTTAAAGTGTCTGCCCTCATCGTCAACCAGTTCAGGGGCTTTAAGTTTTTGTTTTGAAGTCATAACTACAATATTTCCATGTGCATGCAAAATAAAATTTTTGTTCCGGAACTCTTTAAGGTCATCAAAACACAACTCCGGTGATATAATAGGCAAACCGCCATAGCTTGCCAAATCAAGATCATTAAAGCAGTTAAATGAATAATCTAAATGCAATTGATACTTTTTTAAGAAGGGCAATAATCCTTTATTACCGACTAGTACCCCCGCAGGATTTACTTTTTTGATTTTTTTAACAATTTCTTTTATCTGCGCATCAGACAAAATCCTTGGTGTGAAAACAAAAAATTCGGCATTTTTAATTAATGATTTTACTTGTTCACAGTCCTCTTTCAAAATATCATAATAAATAACATGCGCTTTTGCTTTATCAGCTTCAATTGCAAAATTCTTATTATAAACCTTAACAAAAAGTTTGGGGGAATCCACGTTTTTATTTAATTCAACATATGGTAAAATAATTTTACGTTTCTTTGTTTTTGATATAAGATGAGGAATCTCTTCGCCAAGTTCTGCAGTTAATTCATTTGAAGCTTTTTTATAAATAGGAACTTTATCCATAATTAAATCATTTATTTTTACTATATCTCCTGGAAAAGCAAACTTTACAGATTTATAACCGTTTTTCATATTTTTTACAACATGTTCATTAAAATCATTATTTTGCCAAATATTTATAGTGTCCCCCTTATTTAGTCCATGCTTAAGCTTAATTTCTCCATTGACCAACTGCCCCAAAAATAGTCCTCTGTTAGAAGACATTCTGGAGTCAATAATATTTTCTTCAAAACCAAGTCCAGAAGTAAATTCTCTATTAAATGCAAGTTTAAGAAGGTCTATATCAGATTCTTCAATTTTAAAATCCCCTTTATAATATAAATCAATATATTTCCGATAAATTTTTGCAACAGTTGCAACATATAAAGGACTACGCATCCTGCCCTCAATCTTAAATGTTGAAACCCCTGCTTTAATTAAAACCGGCAACTGTTCAAGAGCGCAAAGGTCCATCGTACTTATTGAATATTTATTGTTGTACCTTTTCCTGCAAGGTTGAGCGCATCTCCCCCTGTTAGCGCTTCTGCCTCCGACAACTGAAGAAAATAAACATTGCCCGCTATATGAAAAACATAAAGCGCCATGCACAAATATCTCTGTCTTGTATTCTTTAGAAAAATGTTTAATTTCAGGCAAAGAAAATTCCCTCGGCAAAATTATTCTCTCAACGTTTTTAGGCACTGAAAAAGTATTAGTGATAGTTGCCTGCGTGGACATATGTATGAGCATTGAAGGAAAATTTGTTTTAATTGCGGGAATAAACGCTGAATCCTGAATAATAACCCCGTCCACTCTTGCAGAATATGCTATATTCATCTGTTCAAAATATTCATAAAGTTCATGGTTCTTTACAAGCGTGTTAAAGGTAACGTAAACTTTAACTTTATGTTTATGACAATATTCAACAGCGCTCCTAATATTTTCTTCATTAAAATTTTTAGCAAGGGTTCTAGCCCCAAATTTGGTTAAGCCTAGATAAACTGCATCAGCACCATTGTTCACTGCAGCTCTCAAACAGGCATTATTTCCTGCAGGTAATAGTAATTCTACTTTGTTCATATCGGAATGATAAAATTAAAGGTTTATAAGGTTAAGTGAAAATTTTACTTTTTATTCCCATCTTCCAGATCTTTTACAACTTTTTTAAAAGCTTCAATCTGCCTATCTGTAAGATTATTAAACCTTAAATAACTAGATTTAATACTTCTTAAAAAAATGTTCTGCTTATAAAATTCTTCCGGAATGTTAAAAAGTTCTTTAAAATTAGGGTCCTCTATCTCTTGATCAAGCTCTTTCTTTTGGCAATCATAACAAACGATGAATTTATCGCTTTTAGATGAAATCACATATTTCTGTTTGCATCTGATGCATTTTTGTTTAAATTGAACTTTAGCCATTATATGTTTTAATTTTAAAATAAAGTTAACGTCGGTTCGTGTAATCTAAAATTCTATAAGCCAACCAAAGATTGCAAAATCTAATTAGATATAACACTTCACTGAAGGGCGTTAACTTTTAATAAGCAATGTTTTAAGCTTTAATTTTTTTATATGCAAGAGAGATAATGATTATTAATTCAACCAGGATCACAAACGGCCTAAATATTCTTGCCATATCTCCATAATAGATTGCAGTCCCGATAAAAATAGATAAAATGCCGCCAAGCATAAAACCTGTGCCTATCCATTCATTTAACTCGTTCTTTTTTAGAGGTAAATATATTGCTAATGAAATTGCAAATAAACCAAAAATTGAAGATAGTATAAAATAGACTAAATTGTGTTTTTGCATTGAATCTTCAAGTTCAAGAGAGCATAAATTGCATTCTGCAAGTATTGGGCAACCTTCACTATTATATTGAT comes from the Candidatus Woesearchaeota archaeon genome and includes:
- a CDS encoding DNA alkylation repair protein; amino-acid sequence: MNSRICIMISEKIKQELNNLACKKNAEIYSNFFKSRKGEYGEGDKFIGVTVPEQRKIAKKYMHAPLMDLVELVSSGIHEHRLTGFIILTYQFEKYPEQRKNIFNFYVKYHKYANNWDIIDVTAPRIIGQYLLDNNKSLLYKYAKSKNMWEKRISIVSTMAFIYNNKFDDTIKISEILLHDKHDLIHKAVGWMLRETGKRDVKVLETFLKKYSRVMPRTMLRYSIEKFSKEMRKEYLMK
- a CDS encoding U32 family peptidase, which encodes MNKVELLLPAGNNACLRAAVNNGADAVYLGLTKFGARTLAKNFNEENIRSAVEYCHKHKVKVYVTFNTLVKNHELYEYFEQMNIAYSARVDGVIIQDSAFIPAIKTNFPSMLIHMSTQATITNTFSVPKNVERIILPREFSLPEIKHFSKEYKTEIFVHGALCFSYSGQCLFSSVVGGRSANRGRCAQPCRKRYNNKYSISTMDLCALEQLPVLIKAGVSTFKIEGRMRSPLYVATVAKIYRKYIDLYYKGDFKIEESDIDLLKLAFNREFTSGLGFEENIIDSRMSSNRGLFLGQLVNGEIKLKHGLNKGDTINIWQNNDFNEHVVKNMKNGYKSVKFAFPGDIVKINDLIMDKVPIYKKASNELTAELGEEIPHLISKTKKRKIILPYVELNKNVDSPKLFVKVYNKNFAIEADKAKAHVIYYDILKEDCEQVKSLIKNAEFFVFTPRILSDAQIKEIVKKIKKVNPAGVLVGNKGLLPFLKKYQLHLDYSFNCFNDLDLASYGGLPIISPELCFDDLKEFRNKNFILHAHGNIVVMTSKQKLKAPELVDDEGRHFKVREYNGCTEILNSKQLGLFSKVQDCINENINYFYLDLSKDVTRFVKVYQKIIKGIDFEDKKISKGFTKGHFERGVE